A single window of Martelella sp. NC20 DNA harbors:
- a CDS encoding ABC transporter ATP-binding protein: MARLEVREVSKTFPIGFQVLREISLDVRSGEFLTLLGPSGCGKTTLLKAIAGFHPISAGSFLIDGVDVTGKPPERRDTAMCFQSYALFPHMSVAENILFGPRQNRLGRDECAARLADSLRQVDLAAHAEKLPSALSGGQQQRVALARAMAMRPGIILFDEPLSNLDAKLRHQVRFEMRALQAEHGFTAIYVTHDQAEALAMSDRVAVMHGGRVEQIAPPAEIYDHPVNRFVADFIGAANIVKAKIEGPAGPGQWRVETELGNFTIASERAPSAAWHYICWRPESAVIGSDEERLDGNIFMGEVVTQAYQGNVTDVVIRPDRAADTVNIQTRRPLPVGARIAVRLAPEAFSLLEAAE, from the coding sequence ATGGCACGGCTCGAGGTGAGGGAGGTCTCGAAGACCTTCCCCATTGGTTTTCAGGTGTTGCGGGAAATTTCCCTTGATGTGCGCTCGGGAGAGTTCCTCACGCTTCTGGGGCCTTCCGGTTGCGGCAAGACCACCTTGCTCAAGGCGATCGCGGGGTTTCACCCGATCTCCGCCGGTTCGTTTCTGATCGATGGGGTGGACGTGACCGGAAAGCCGCCGGAGCGGCGCGACACCGCGATGTGTTTTCAGTCCTATGCGCTGTTTCCCCATATGAGCGTTGCCGAGAATATCCTGTTCGGTCCCCGGCAGAACCGCCTCGGCAGGGACGAATGCGCGGCGCGCCTTGCCGATTCTCTGCGTCAGGTCGATCTTGCGGCCCATGCCGAAAAACTGCCCTCGGCGCTTTCCGGCGGCCAGCAGCAGCGCGTGGCACTTGCCCGTGCGATGGCGATGCGGCCCGGCATCATTCTGTTCGATGAGCCGCTTTCCAATCTCGATGCCAAGCTGCGCCATCAGGTGCGCTTCGAGATGCGGGCGTTGCAGGCCGAACACGGTTTCACGGCGATTTACGTGACCCACGATCAGGCCGAGGCGCTGGCGATGTCGGACCGGGTGGCGGTGATGCACGGCGGGCGGGTCGAGCAGATCGCGCCGCCGGCGGAAATCTACGATCATCCGGTCAACCGCTTCGTGGCCGATTTCATCGGCGCCGCCAATATCGTCAAGGCGAAGATCGAGGGGCCCGCCGGCCCCGGACAATGGCGGGTCGAAACCGAACTTGGCAATTTCACGATCGCCTCTGAACGCGCGCCTTCGGCGGCTTGGCATTACATCTGCTGGCGTCCCGAAAGCGCGGTGATCGGCTCGGACGAAGAGCGTCTCGACGGCAATATTTTCATGGGTGAGGTCGTTACCCAGGCCTATCAGGGCAATGTCACCGATGTCGTCATTCGTCCGGACCGGGCCGCCGACACCGTCAATATCCAGACCCGCCGGCCTCTGCCCGTCGGCGCGCGGATCGCGGTCCGTCTCGCCCCTGAGGCCTTTTCGCTTCTGGAGGCTGCCGAATGA
- a CDS encoding ABC transporter permease: MTVSPRLGNGILVAVCLLPGLGLIVALIGTVVSMAVAQSVGYFNFSGASGFSLEFWQNQLASPLLRRSVFYSAKIALLSALISVAIAYVFALWFRKPFTGSATLGGLLKAPMMVPGLVAAFLLLNVIAYHGFINEALLGLGIIDKPLRMQNDRFGAAVIFLQVWKQMPFALLILTAPVQSIHEEIFDAARDLGAGAWTRFRKIVLPLTVKALQAALILIFIRAAGDFSFQVVVGPRQVNSLAQYMYTVQRLFGQWNEAAVVAVILMAMSLVGAVLLAGITQLVVSGRRA; this comes from the coding sequence ATGACGGTCTCGCCACGCCTCGGGAACGGCATTCTGGTTGCGGTCTGCCTTCTGCCCGGCCTCGGTCTCATTGTCGCGCTGATCGGCACGGTGGTGTCGATGGCGGTGGCGCAATCGGTTGGCTATTTCAACTTTTCCGGGGCAAGCGGCTTTTCGCTGGAGTTCTGGCAGAACCAGCTTGCCTCGCCGCTGTTGCGCCGTTCGGTGTTCTATTCGGCGAAGATCGCGCTTCTTTCGGCGCTGATCTCGGTGGCGATCGCCTATGTCTTCGCGCTCTGGTTCCGCAAGCCGTTCACGGGTTCGGCAACCCTTGGCGGGCTGTTGAAGGCGCCGATGATGGTGCCCGGACTGGTCGCCGCCTTCCTGCTGCTCAACGTCATCGCCTATCACGGCTTCATCAACGAGGCGCTGCTTGGCCTCGGCATCATCGACAAGCCGCTCAGAATGCAGAATGACCGTTTCGGCGCGGCGGTGATCTTCCTGCAGGTGTGGAAACAGATGCCGTTCGCGCTGTTGATCCTGACCGCGCCGGTCCAGTCCATCCACGAGGAGATATTCGATGCCGCGCGCGATCTCGGCGCCGGCGCCTGGACCCGGTTTCGCAAGATCGTGCTGCCGCTGACGGTCAAGGCGCTTCAGGCCGCGCTGATCCTGATCTTCATCCGGGCCGCCGGCGACTTTTCCTTCCAGGTCGTGGTCGGGCCACGTCAGGTCAATTCGCTGGCGCAGTATATGTACACAGTGCAGCGGCTGTTCGGGCAATGGAACGAGGCGGCGGTGGTTGCCGTGATCCTGATGGCGATGTCGCTTGTCGGCGCGGTGCTGCTCGCTGGCATTACCCAGCTTGTCGTTTCGGGCAGGAGGGCGTGA
- the wecB gene encoding non-hydrolyzing UDP-N-acetylglucosamine 2-epimerase, whose product MAKILCVFGTRPEAIKMAPVVNELRLDSAITTEVCVTGQHRSMLDQVLSLFEIKPDFDLSVMAPNQGLNALCAKMIAGLDQVFEQSRPDFVLVHGDTTTAMAAGIAAFHRGIAIGHVEAGLRTYDLSKPWPEEMNRRVVDVMSAYHFAPTLSSARNLAGEHLQGTVVVTGNTVIDALTEIAARIRRDAALRARLDARFPFLDSELKTLLVTGHRRESFGGGFINICKALRELARREDLQIVYPVHLNPNVAGPVKDMLGGLNNVHLIEPQAYLEFVYLMERSHIILTDSGGVQEEAPSLGKPVLVMRDVTERPEALAAGTVKLVGTDTDKIMREVARLLDDPRAHALQSAAINPYGDGKAAQRIVDTLAGRTVIPFAAGAAPHARPYAMQAAALRTATK is encoded by the coding sequence TTGGCCAAGATTCTCTGTGTTTTCGGCACCCGCCCGGAGGCCATAAAAATGGCTCCTGTGGTTAATGAGCTGAGACTTGATAGCGCTATCACAACCGAAGTTTGTGTCACCGGCCAGCATCGGAGCATGCTCGATCAGGTGCTGTCGCTGTTCGAAATCAAACCGGATTTCGACCTTTCGGTTATGGCCCCCAATCAGGGGCTGAATGCGCTCTGCGCGAAGATGATCGCGGGTCTCGACCAGGTGTTCGAGCAATCGCGGCCCGATTTCGTCCTTGTCCATGGCGATACGACCACGGCAATGGCGGCGGGCATTGCCGCCTTTCACCGCGGCATTGCCATCGGCCATGTCGAGGCGGGCCTCAGAACCTACGATCTTTCAAAGCCCTGGCCCGAAGAAATGAACCGGCGCGTTGTCGATGTCATGTCGGCCTATCATTTCGCTCCGACCCTATCGAGCGCGCGCAATCTCGCGGGCGAGCATCTTCAGGGCACGGTTGTCGTTACCGGCAATACGGTGATCGATGCGCTGACGGAGATTGCGGCCCGCATCCGCCGCGACGCCGCCCTGCGGGCCCGGCTGGACGCCCGTTTTCCGTTTCTGGATTCCGAGTTGAAGACCCTGCTTGTCACCGGGCATCGCCGCGAGAGTTTCGGCGGCGGATTCATCAATATCTGCAAGGCGCTGCGTGAACTCGCCCGGCGCGAAGACCTGCAGATCGTCTATCCCGTGCATTTGAACCCGAATGTCGCGGGGCCGGTCAAGGATATGCTGGGCGGCCTGAACAATGTGCATCTGATCGAGCCGCAGGCCTATCTCGAATTCGTGTATCTGATGGAGCGCTCCCATATCATCCTGACCGATTCGGGCGGCGTGCAGGAAGAGGCGCCCTCGCTTGGAAAACCTGTCCTGGTGATGCGCGACGTCACCGAGCGACCGGAAGCGCTTGCGGCCGGAACGGTGAAACTGGTCGGAACCGACACGGACAAGATCATGCGCGAGGTCGCCCGGCTTTTGGACGATCCCCGCGCCCATGCACTCCAATCCGCCGCCATCAACCCCTATGGCGACGGCAAGGCCGCGCAGCGCATCGTCGATACGCTGGCCGGAAGAACCGTCATTCCCTTCGCTGCGGGCGCCGCCCCGCATGCCCGCCCGTATGCAATGCAGGCTGCTGCACTGAGGACTGCCACGAAATGA
- a CDS encoding NfrA family protein: MAAINTIRTYRNAVSRVALAAAIAAIALSMASPSAATDDQASPPISQSSPAYQAADAAYRAYSAGDYDKAVEEAEKAVQLAPDHDAYKTLLKNADAARDLEKQESDTGEGEAVSEISPGYEAADAAYRAYSAGQYRKALDEARKAVALAPDNADYRKLLDNAEAAVNRPPVAKANPAAIQADAAYAAQRKGDLAGAIGHARKAVRLAPGNLSFRLLLIDLLNGNGDSAAALTATDQAIAALGENRELLRRRGVLEQMSGDQAAALSDLSRALEFPGPAGAERQLRLDLAAAAMATSDPLLAYRTLQPLGDDAGYSVWLQRGNALTAMADYDAADSAFAQAGALAGTDIERAGVAAAEIRLASAQDGKRQARAIFSQASEDGTLAPLGSADIAYLAANVGNSDIAYQAFKDAYDQGQLKGAQLIDAGYAAVGDYHNTQAVALFKEAIDQADAGIFALDEVQRFNLRRQIGDVSRQWGAYASLIYGTSGISDGYLSPAASAGEVMQVGTEIYWRPPMFGYRDGRTVDLFLRQFTTLYDSLDGPVGASTTQGAAGIRIKPFSDYNFIVEGARYFKIGRDSRDDYLLRAAISGGFNTDLMPARTSWWTGQYFGEVGRYLESNQNFADGYAQLGRSFKLGGDDGKFVLTPYLGIAADYNSTDANEFALGAGPGLKLSYWFRETEYQAPMSHIDLNVQYRARLGGDDRAKGWFASLGLSF, encoded by the coding sequence ATGGCCGCGATAAACACGATACGCACCTACCGCAATGCCGTGTCCCGGGTCGCGCTTGCGGCAGCGATTGCGGCGATCGCCCTTTCCATGGCCTCGCCTTCCGCTGCAACTGATGATCAGGCATCGCCGCCGATCTCGCAGAGCAGCCCAGCCTATCAGGCCGCCGATGCGGCTTATCGGGCTTATAGCGCGGGCGATTATGACAAGGCGGTGGAGGAGGCGGAGAAGGCCGTTCAGCTTGCGCCGGATCATGATGCCTACAAGACCCTGCTGAAGAATGCCGATGCGGCGCGCGACCTTGAAAAACAGGAGAGTGACACGGGCGAGGGAGAGGCCGTTTCCGAGATCAGTCCCGGTTATGAAGCCGCCGATGCTGCCTACCGGGCCTATTCCGCGGGCCAGTACCGGAAAGCGCTGGATGAGGCCAGGAAGGCCGTAGCGCTTGCGCCGGACAATGCGGACTACCGCAAGCTTCTGGACAACGCAGAGGCCGCGGTCAACCGGCCGCCCGTCGCCAAGGCGAACCCGGCCGCCATACAGGCAGATGCGGCCTACGCCGCCCAGCGCAAGGGCGATCTGGCAGGTGCCATTGGCCATGCCCGCAAGGCCGTCCGCCTTGCGCCCGGCAATCTGTCCTTCCGCCTGCTGCTGATCGATCTGCTGAACGGTAATGGCGACAGCGCCGCCGCACTGACGGCAACGGATCAGGCGATCGCGGCGCTCGGCGAAAACCGCGAACTCCTGCGCCGGCGCGGCGTGCTGGAGCAGATGAGCGGCGATCAGGCCGCGGCGCTTTCCGATCTTTCCCGCGCGCTGGAGTTTCCCGGCCCGGCGGGCGCGGAGCGCCAGCTCAGGCTGGATCTCGCCGCCGCCGCGATGGCGACCTCGGACCCTTTGCTGGCCTATCGGACGTTGCAGCCTTTGGGCGACGATGCCGGCTACAGCGTCTGGCTGCAACGCGGCAATGCGTTGACCGCGATGGCGGATTATGACGCCGCCGACAGCGCGTTCGCGCAGGCAGGCGCGCTGGCAGGGACCGATATCGAGCGGGCGGGCGTTGCTGCAGCCGAAATCAGGCTTGCATCCGCTCAGGACGGCAAGCGGCAGGCGAGGGCGATATTCTCGCAGGCCTCCGAAGATGGCACGCTCGCGCCGCTCGGCTCCGCCGATATCGCCTATCTCGCCGCAAACGTCGGCAACAGCGACATCGCCTATCAGGCTTTCAAGGATGCCTATGATCAGGGCCAGCTGAAGGGCGCGCAACTGATCGACGCCGGTTATGCCGCCGTCGGGGATTATCACAACACGCAGGCGGTGGCGCTGTTCAAGGAGGCGATCGACCAGGCCGATGCCGGCATATTCGCGCTTGACGAGGTGCAGCGCTTCAATCTTCGCCGCCAGATCGGCGACGTCTCGCGCCAATGGGGCGCCTATGCGAGTTTGATCTATGGCACCAGCGGCATCTCGGATGGCTATCTGTCGCCGGCAGCCTCCGCCGGTGAGGTCATGCAGGTGGGGACCGAGATATACTGGCGTCCGCCGATGTTCGGCTATCGTGACGGGCGCACGGTCGATCTGTTCCTGCGCCAGTTCACGACGCTCTACGATTCGCTCGACGGTCCGGTGGGTGCTTCAACCACGCAGGGGGCGGCGGGTATCCGGATCAAGCCGTTCTCCGATTACAATTTCATTGTCGAGGGCGCGCGCTACTTCAAGATCGGGCGCGACAGCCGGGATGACTATCTGCTGCGGGCGGCAATCTCGGGCGGGTTCAACACCGACCTGATGCCCGCGCGGACTTCGTGGTGGACCGGGCAGTATTTCGGCGAGGTCGGGCGCTATCTTGAAAGCAACCAGAACTTCGCCGACGGCTATGCGCAACTGGGGCGCAGCTTCAAGCTCGGCGGCGACGACGGAAAGTTCGTCCTCACGCCGTATCTCGGGATCGCCGCCGACTACAACAGCACCGATGCCAATGAATTCGCGCTCGGCGCCGGCCCCGGCCTCAAACTCAGCTACTGGTTCCGCGAAACCGAATACCAGGCGCCGATGTCGCATATCGACCTCAATGTGCAGTACCGGGCGCGTCTCGGCGGCGATGACAGGGCAAAGGGGTGGTTTGCAAGCCTCGGCCTGTCATTTTGA
- a CDS encoding ROK family transcriptional regulator: MKQELNLTEVEKSVLRFIRLNPGRSRVEIAARLGLSKSMLSKAVGTFEQTNLVAAERSRPGEGDRGQPPIKLSLNDSAFHSIGVYVTRRHCVTVLSDLGGRSKRCIASEGPFEGIVERVVSDIGELLAASEAPVIGIGQSVPAIVRDDGSLFEIVPSQAGLPLMEIASAIRTTFGLPHFWENAAYCAAGYEAHKPDGNRRCVFHLTLDYGVGGGLVMDGRIFRGAYNQAANIGALIPETGPRPNLTDLARHLAVPVERLDERFIANLHAGGDPALLEWIGDRGHRLSEPLSSVVQLFNPDTIVIGGFLPRSVLEALLGAVTLDAHDIANRRPVLKPALCVSELLGPQGFAQAAALLPIGAQLMGLRVSAPPAASK, from the coding sequence TTGAAACAGGAATTGAATCTCACCGAGGTCGAAAAGTCGGTATTGCGCTTCATCCGCCTCAATCCCGGCCGCAGCCGCGTCGAAATCGCGGCCCGTCTCGGCCTGTCCAAATCGATGCTGTCGAAGGCTGTCGGTACTTTCGAACAAACGAATCTGGTGGCCGCCGAGCGCAGCAGGCCCGGTGAAGGCGACCGGGGGCAGCCGCCGATCAAGCTCTCGCTCAACGACAGCGCCTTTCACAGCATCGGGGTCTACGTCACCCGTCGACACTGCGTCACGGTGCTGTCTGATCTCGGCGGGAGGAGCAAGCGCTGCATTGCCAGCGAAGGCCCTTTCGAGGGGATCGTCGAACGGGTCGTCAGCGATATCGGCGAACTCCTGGCCGCGTCAGAAGCGCCGGTCATCGGCATCGGCCAGTCCGTTCCGGCGATCGTTCGCGACGATGGCAGCCTGTTCGAGATCGTGCCGAGCCAGGCTGGCCTGCCGCTGATGGAGATCGCCTCGGCCATCCGCACGACGTTCGGTCTCCCGCATTTCTGGGAGAACGCAGCCTATTGCGCCGCCGGCTACGAGGCGCACAAGCCGGACGGCAACCGCCGCTGCGTGTTCCACCTCACGCTCGATTACGGCGTCGGCGGCGGGCTGGTGATGGACGGCCGGATATTTCGCGGCGCCTATAATCAGGCCGCCAATATCGGCGCCCTCATTCCCGAAACCGGGCCGCGCCCAAATCTCACCGATCTCGCGCGCCATCTCGCCGTCCCGGTCGAACGGCTGGACGAGCGCTTCATCGCAAACCTGCACGCCGGCGGCGATCCGGCGCTTCTGGAATGGATCGGCGATCGCGGGCACCGCCTTTCCGAGCCGCTGTCGAGCGTGGTCCAGCTGTTCAATCCGGACACGATCGTGATCGGCGGCTTCCTGCCTCGCTCGGTTCTTGAGGCGCTGCTTGGCGCGGTCACCCTCGACGCCCACGATATCGCAAACCGCCGGCCGGTGCTCAAACCCGCGCTCTGCGTTTCCGAACTTCTGGGCCCGCAAGGCTTCGCCCAGGCCGCGGCGCTGCTGCCGATCGGCGCGCAACTGATGGGTCTGCGCGTCTCCGCGCCGCCTGCTGCGTCAAAATGA
- a CDS encoding glycosyl transferase family protein, whose translation MQLYWPFLFADYYRLLEDFTAIVAVIILLSCLDDLFIDAVFYARAIKRRFAAKRHQYQPLQPEQLYNRPEQHMAIMVPAWLEHDVIAAMIEGMVRTLDYRNYTIFVGTYRNDSATIDEVERMRKRYRQLVRVEVPHDGPTCKADCLNWAVQAIFAHEKKHGITFAGTILHDSEDVLHPLELRFFNYLLPRIDLIQIPVNSLERNWYELVAGVYMDEFAEWHGKDIVVREVLSGMVPSAGVGTCFSRKALLTLSAETDNQPFNTQTLTEDYDIGVRLAGHGMRSILARFSVDYKIRRKSWFGFGPEREKTVRMPLCVQEYFPNKFRTSYRQKARWSLGICFQGWAYFGWYGSLVDRYFLLRDRKAIVTSFVTVFAYLLAIQYIAFQLAISLGLFTTTYPPLLSVHGWVGVVLILNAIALVLRVVQRFYFTSRSFGWEHGLLSIPRMVVGNFVNFMAMARALKQYVAHLVTGKRLVWDKTMHDFPSGDGLVERSAKLGDLLVTWQAIDDAQLDEALVKQRQQRRPLGRILLDEGWLQEEVLAEAVAFQARLEMRVISEDDVLNARGRLSTDLCLRLRVVPLQDAGDGHLMLATAVPLEPKAQAEIVAACGEIPQFCIVRDSQITAGLDLLCERDAADGRPVSRFLNDELPRLGDILVERGDISMEALQAALADYSPQRDGLIGAYLAARDAVFNHAIENALAEQRRRIERLRENQKASPLHPVAGKAI comes from the coding sequence ATGCAGCTTTACTGGCCATTCCTGTTCGCCGATTATTATCGGCTGCTCGAGGATTTCACCGCGATCGTCGCGGTGATCATCCTGCTGTCGTGCCTCGACGACCTTTTCATCGACGCGGTGTTCTATGCGCGGGCGATCAAGCGGCGGTTCGCGGCAAAGCGGCACCAATACCAGCCGCTTCAGCCGGAACAACTCTATAACCGCCCGGAGCAGCACATGGCGATCATGGTTCCGGCATGGCTGGAACACGACGTGATCGCGGCCATGATCGAGGGCATGGTGCGCACGCTCGACTATCGCAATTACACGATTTTCGTCGGCACCTACCGCAATGACAGCGCCACGATCGACGAGGTCGAGCGGATGCGCAAGCGGTACCGTCAGCTCGTCCGCGTCGAGGTTCCCCATGACGGTCCGACCTGCAAGGCGGATTGCCTCAACTGGGCGGTTCAGGCGATTTTCGCCCATGAGAAGAAACACGGCATCACCTTCGCCGGCACCATTCTTCACGACAGCGAGGATGTCCTGCATCCTCTGGAACTGCGTTTCTTCAACTATCTTCTGCCGAGAATCGATCTGATCCAGATTCCTGTGAACTCGCTGGAACGCAACTGGTACGAGCTCGTCGCCGGCGTATACATGGATGAGTTCGCCGAATGGCACGGGAAGGATATCGTCGTGCGCGAGGTCCTGTCGGGGATGGTGCCGTCTGCCGGCGTGGGAACATGCTTCTCGCGCAAGGCGCTCCTGACCCTTTCGGCCGAAACCGACAATCAGCCGTTCAACACCCAGACGCTCACCGAGGATTACGATATCGGCGTGCGCCTTGCCGGGCACGGCATGCGCTCGATTCTCGCGCGGTTCAGCGTCGATTACAAAATCCGGCGCAAGAGCTGGTTCGGCTTCGGGCCGGAGCGCGAGAAGACCGTGCGCATGCCGCTTTGCGTACAGGAATATTTTCCCAACAAGTTCCGCACCTCCTATCGCCAGAAGGCGCGGTGGTCGCTCGGGATCTGCTTTCAGGGCTGGGCCTATTTCGGCTGGTACGGCTCGCTGGTCGACCGCTATTTCCTGCTCAGGGACAGAAAGGCGATCGTGACCAGTTTCGTCACCGTTTTCGCCTATCTGCTGGCGATCCAGTATATCGCGTTCCAGCTCGCCATCAGCCTCGGTCTGTTTACCACCACATATCCGCCGCTGCTTTCGGTCCATGGCTGGGTCGGCGTGGTGCTGATTCTCAACGCCATCGCGCTGGTCCTGCGGGTCGTGCAGCGCTTCTATTTCACATCGCGGTCTTTCGGCTGGGAGCACGGATTGCTGTCGATCCCGCGCATGGTCGTCGGCAATTTCGTGAATTTCATGGCGATGGCGCGCGCGCTCAAGCAGTATGTCGCTCACCTTGTGACCGGCAAGCGGCTGGTCTGGGACAAGACCATGCACGACTTTCCGTCGGGCGACGGGCTGGTGGAGCGCAGCGCCAAGCTCGGCGATCTTCTCGTCACCTGGCAGGCGATCGACGACGCCCAGCTTGATGAGGCGCTGGTGAAACAACGTCAGCAGCGCCGCCCGCTCGGTCGTATCCTGCTCGATGAGGGTTGGCTTCAGGAGGAGGTGCTGGCCGAAGCCGTGGCCTTTCAGGCGAGGCTTGAAATGCGGGTGATCTCCGAGGACGACGTGTTGAACGCGCGTGGCCGGCTCTCCACCGATCTCTGTCTTCGCTTGCGCGTCGTTCCGTTGCAGGACGCCGGCGACGGGCATTTGATGCTGGCAACAGCGGTGCCGCTGGAGCCGAAGGCGCAGGCCGAGATCGTTGCGGCGTGCGGCGAAATTCCGCAATTCTGTATCGTCCGCGACAGCCAGATCACCGCCGGTCTCGACCTTCTTTGCGAACGGGATGCCGCGGACGGCAGACCCGTTTCGCGTTTTCTCAACGACGAACTGCCGCGTCTCGGCGATATCCTCGTTGAAAGAGGCGATATCTCCATGGAGGCGCTGCAGGCGGCCCTGGCCGATTATTCTCCCCAGCGCGACGGGCTGATCGGCGCCTATCTCGCCGCCCGGGATGCGGTCTTCAACCACGCGATCGAGAATGCGCTGGCAGAGCAGCGCCGCAGGATCGAGCGCCTGCGCGAGAACCAGAAGGCCTCGCCACTTCACCCTGTTGCCGGAAAGGCGATATGA
- a CDS encoding cellulose biosynthesis cyclic di-GMP-binding regulatory protein BcsB: protein MKNNKSVLSRNAMIATLLASTVAPVLLVPQVSHAGAIADTLAARAEDRVITRKVTLEELGIGTPVTLGSIGAEHDIYIPVPAGVELIDPTLYFEGRYLRADGGQTTYTLSADNRMLLARSPTDDGGTADIKVGIDGAARDNGFVHLKVNWSSSTGQYYCDDARSIGNLLEIEPDTYLEYGYAAAAVKDISTAWSALPAEVTLLVSGNRLDKGSYDAAWRIGTALQRDGKTVRTIALPKVGDRVYTAALTVPPSLAGVPAFKAFSGGGEVQIANEAEIGALMLLDAPQFSADIAVADDAMAQALKSALDAVSAELVAADGAAVAAVATARQDLNSLGQTVGSDTVGLRTLSGRPVIAISPDAANAAVGLFNTLWRQSAVSGDLTLAAAAMPSGEGNAIPLGALGKAPSRLDVVAKGDWSTKFDLGAAAPGKVPSRLDINVSAAPGATATLPVASVSINGYLLGAKQLRADGTPERISVDIPAYTLLPRNVVNVEFQRQPASDQCREVPQAYPAAVLPDSRVLFKDAPAADNFTSLVARLAGDSEVAVPASWLDDALRTLPTVMSVADAAGVSPARAELAVVDTATAAVPDKPFLFFDIAPEQGSHRITVTGDNIRIDSARGERLFDATGLSDVSVAEAVLDQNQPGLYYRTVGAGADLSKPFSFGQGDVAIIGESGVLTALNAGGNTIYAASGAQRDESDGSTLRLITSPKFWVEQAPWALTTLIIGGFILLVLLAGIARRRNRDKQD from the coding sequence ATGAAGAACAATAAATCCGTCCTGTCCAGGAACGCCATGATCGCCACCCTGCTTGCGAGCACTGTGGCGCCAGTCCTGCTGGTCCCGCAGGTGAGCCATGCCGGCGCCATCGCGGATACGCTTGCGGCAAGGGCCGAGGATCGCGTGATTACCCGCAAGGTCACGCTGGAGGAACTCGGCATCGGCACGCCGGTGACGCTTGGATCAATCGGGGCCGAACACGATATCTATATCCCCGTTCCTGCGGGCGTCGAACTGATCGACCCCACGCTTTATTTCGAAGGCCGGTATCTGCGTGCGGATGGCGGGCAGACCACCTACACCCTGTCGGCCGACAATCGGATGCTCCTTGCCCGCTCGCCGACGGATGATGGCGGCACGGCCGATATCAAGGTCGGCATTGACGGCGCGGCGCGCGACAATGGTTTCGTTCATCTCAAGGTGAACTGGTCTTCCTCCACCGGGCAGTACTATTGCGACGATGCGCGTTCGATCGGCAATTTGCTCGAGATCGAGCCCGACACCTATCTGGAATACGGCTATGCCGCCGCCGCGGTGAAGGATATCAGCACGGCATGGTCGGCGCTTCCCGCGGAAGTCACGCTGCTGGTGTCGGGAAACCGTCTCGACAAGGGCAGCTATGATGCCGCATGGCGCATCGGGACCGCGCTCCAGCGCGACGGCAAGACCGTCAGGACCATCGCCTTGCCGAAGGTCGGCGACCGGGTCTATACCGCGGCGCTGACGGTGCCGCCATCGCTTGCGGGCGTTCCGGCCTTCAAGGCCTTTTCTGGTGGCGGCGAGGTCCAAATCGCCAATGAAGCCGAGATCGGCGCGCTGATGCTGCTGGACGCTCCGCAATTCAGCGCCGATATCGCCGTCGCTGACGACGCGATGGCGCAGGCGCTGAAATCCGCGCTCGATGCGGTTTCCGCGGAACTCGTTGCGGCCGATGGCGCAGCCGTCGCCGCGGTCGCAACCGCCCGACAGGATCTCAACTCGCTTGGCCAGACCGTCGGTTCGGATACCGTCGGGCTTCGCACGCTTTCGGGCCGGCCGGTGATCGCGATCTCGCCGGATGCGGCCAATGCGGCCGTCGGCCTGTTCAATACGTTGTGGCGCCAGTCGGCGGTGTCGGGAGACCTCACGCTTGCCGCTGCGGCGATGCCATCGGGGGAGGGCAACGCCATTCCGCTTGGTGCGCTGGGCAAAGCGCCAAGCCGGCTTGACGTTGTGGCAAAGGGCGACTGGTCCACGAAATTCGACCTCGGCGCGGCTGCACCCGGAAAGGTGCCGAGCCGGCTCGATATCAACGTCTCGGCGGCCCCCGGTGCCACCGCGACGCTGCCCGTCGCTTCGGTTTCGATCAACGGCTATCTGCTGGGAGCCAAACAGCTGAGGGCCGACGGCACGCCCGAGCGGATCTCGGTCGACATACCCGCCTATACCCTGCTGCCGCGCAATGTCGTCAATGTCGAGTTCCAGCGCCAGCCCGCGAGCGACCAGTGTCGCGAAGTCCCGCAGGCCTATCCCGCCGCGGTATTGCCGGACAGCCGCGTCCTGTTCAAGGACGCGCCCGCCGCCGATAATTTCACGTCGCTTGTGGCAAGGCTTGCCGGCGATAGCGAGGTCGCCGTGCCGGCTTCATGGCTCGACGATGCGCTCAGGACATTGCCGACAGTGATGAGCGTGGCCGACGCGGCGGGCGTTTCGCCGGCGCGCGCCGAACTCGCGGTTGTCGATACGGCCACCGCCGCGGTGCCGGACAAGCCCTTCCTGTTCTTCGATATCGCGCCGGAACAGGGCTCGCACCGCATCACCGTGACGGGTGACAATATCCGGATAGATTCCGCGCGCGGCGAGCGGCTTTTCGATGCCACGGGGCTCTCCGACGTTTCCGTTGCCGAGGCCGTGCTCGACCAGAACCAGCCGGGGCTTTATTACCGGACGGTCGGCGCCGGGGCCGACCTCAGCAAGCCGTTCAGCTTCGGGCAGGGCGATGTGGCCATTATCGGCGAAAGCGGCGTTCTGACGGCGCTGAACGCCGGCGGCAACACGATCTACGCCGCGTCCGGGGCGCAGCGCGACGAAAGCGACGGCTCGACGCTGCGCTTGATCACGAGCCCGAAATTCTGGGTGGAACAGGCGCCATGGGCGCTCACCACGCTGATCATCGGCGGCTTCATCCTTCTTGTTTTGCTGGCCGGGATCGCGCGCCGCAGGAATCGGGACAAGCAGGACTAG